The genomic window CGGGGGCGGCGATGTGGGTGAACAGGGCGCGCTCGCCGCCGCACTCCACCCCCCAGGAGACCTTCTTCCGGAACCGGTGCTCCGCCTCCCGGGCCACCTCGATCCGGTCCTCTCGGGTCCGTTCCCGGAACTCCTGGATGCGGCCCTCGACGGCCGCCGCCCGCTCAGTGGCCGGGGCACCCTCGGTGAGCCGGGGCTCGGGGATGCGGCCGACGACGGTGATCTCCTCGCGGTCGACTGTCACCTCCGCGAGGCTCTCGAAGAGATCGTCGGGCAGCCGACCGGCGAACCAGCCGCGCAGTTTCTCGTTCTGCTCCGTTGTAATCATGTAATGACGATTACTCCGCAGCTCCATGAACGCAAGGGGTCATGGGGTGGTCCTTCCGGAGTCCGCCGCGAGCTGAAGCGGAATGTTTCAGGCCGATTGCCCAGCCATGGAGATTTGGCCATCAGCAAACACCGAACGATCAAGAACCGCTCAGATTCGGGGTTTGCATGGTCGAGTTCCGTGACTTCACGCCACTGATTGAACACTCAAAGTTACCGAAACCTGTGGGGTCGATGTGTGTTCCGGCGTCGGACCCGGCAGACTCGCGCTCGCCGATCCGGCACCGACCGGACAGGCTTCGTATACGCGACAGATGTGGCGAAGCCGTCCGGACATTCCCGCAGAGCGGAAGGATGCACACCATGCCGAACACCGCGCGTTGGGCCGCGACCCTCACCTTGACGGCCACCGCCGTCTGCGGCCCCCTCACGGGGTCCGCGCTCGCCGCCCCCGAGCCCGCCGCGTCGGGGCTCTACGCCCCCTCGGCCCTGGTCCTGACCATGGGCCACGGTGAGAGCGCGGCCGCTGTCACCCCTGAGCGCGCGGTCACCCTGACCTGTGCGCCGAAGGCCTCCGGCACGCACCCGGCGCCCCTCGGTGCCTGTGCCGAACTCCGTAGCAGCGGCGGGGACCTCGACGCCCTGGCCGGCAGAGCCGGGGTGATGTGCAGCAAGCAGTACGACCCCGTGGTCGTCACCGTCCAGGGTGTGTGGCAGGGCAAGCGCGTCGCGTACGAGCGCACCTTCGCCAACGAGTGCCTGAAGGACTCCGCCGCGAGCGTCCTCTACGCCTTCTAGGCGCCGTCCGCTTCGCGTGCGAACGGCCGCTTCGCGGCCGACAGACCGGGGTCGCGTGGTCCCGCGAGTGATGAGCGAGGGCCCGTGGCTGGGGAGCGCGAGCCCTGTCGCGGTGTGTCACGCGATCCCCGTCCGGGGGCCGGCCGAGCGGAGTGGGGCTGCCGGCCGGCCCCCGGCATCACCTGCCGGTGACTCCCACTCCCGCATCACCGCCGGTGACTCTCAGCCGGTCACCCGGAGGTGATGGTCCAGCGCCCGACCTCCTGGTGGCCGGAGTCGTACAGGGGCTGTCCGTCCCCGGGTTCGATCTCGCAGTGCCGGAGGTTGCCGCCCCAGTACCGCAGGATGCGCTCCAACTCCTGGACGGTGGTGCCCTCGTCCCAGTCCGTGCTGTCCAGTTCGACCTCGAGAAGGAACTTCACTTCGCGCGTCTCCACTTCTGTATCGCTCGGCTTCCGCGCCGGTGTCGACCGGAACGGTGTGCGCCTGCCGCAGGTCCTTCAATCGTTTCATTGAACTGCTACTTGAGACTTGGCCGTTGCGGCGAAGGCGGCGGCGGAGGGGCTTCGGGGGGAAGGTCCGGGAGCGGGGGAAAACGGCCCAGCAGCCGGGCGGCGCGCAGCAGTCGGTGCATCCGGGGCTGGTCGGAGACGAGACGGAGCCGGCCGCCGCGCGTCTTGGCCGCGGCCTCGGCCCGGCACAGCACGCGCAGGCCCGAGCAGTCGAAGAAGGTGACGCGGCGCAGGTCGACGAGCACGTCCGGCTCGGCGCCCCCGGTGGTGGCGGCCGTCAGATGTTCGGCCACGAAGCCCGCCGACGCCATGTCGATCTCGCCCGAGACCTCGATCACGGTGAACGGGCCGATCCGATGGGTGCGGGCGTGCGGGTTCGCCGCCGCGAACCCGGATCCGGTGGCCGCGCCCTCGGGCGGCGGCGCGGCACGGTCATGGGCTTCCGGATACATGGCGGCTCCACCTTGTCAGGGGTAGGGCGCATTCGATCCCGGTAGCTACCCCGGCACGGGCCGGGCCATCCCTTTCCTGTCCCGCGCAAGATCTACAGCACTCGAAAAGATGAATTCCCGTTCCACGTATTGACATTCCAAGAGGGCTCTGACCGCCGGAGCGCTAGTAGTCGTGCCGGGACTCCTCCTGTGCCTCCTCGTTGGGTGTGATCGCGTCGCCCGCCTCGCCCCGGCGGCGCCGCCGCTTCTCGGAGTCGGTGACGCGGGTCTCGGCCTGCTCCGCCTCGTGCAGGACCTCGTTCAGGGCGGTGTCGGGCTCGTGCCTGTCGTGCTTGTCGTGCCTGTTGTCCGGGTTCCCCTTGTCGTGATGGGTCATGGGAGTGCTCCTGTCGGTGAAGTGAGTGAGGTCAGCGGGCCGGCGCGGCGATACGCAGGGGCACCGCCCCCGACGCGTTCGAACCGGCCGACTCGGTGTCCTCGATGTCCCGCGTCACCTCCGACCACCACGCCGGGCCGTCCTCGATATGCCGCAGCAGTACTCCTTCGCGGATCGCCCAGGGGCAGATCGTCACCGTCTTCAGACCGGTGAGCTTCATCGTGGTGTGCCCGACCAGCGCCCCCGCGAGGCTCTGCGTCGCCCGTGGCGCGGAGATGCCCGGCAGGGCGGCCCGCTCGGCCGCGGGGAGAGGGGCGAGACGGGCGATCGCGCGCCGCAGGTCCTCGCGCCGCAACTCCCGTTCCACGAAAGGACCGTGGCGGCCCGGTGCGGAGCCGCACAGCCGGGAGAGCTGCTGGAAGGTGCGCGAGGTGGCCACGGCGGTGCGCGGCCCCTCCCAGCGGATGCGGGCGGCGGCGTCCCGCAGCTGATGGCGGACCTTGCGGCGCAGCGCCTTGACGCTGTCGGGCGACGGAGGGTCCTGCCCAGGGAAGAACTCATGGGTCAGCCGGTTCGCGCCCAGCGGCAGCGACGCCACGAAGTCCGGCAGCCGGCCCCGCCCGAAGGCCACCTCCAGCGAACCGCCCCCGATGTCGAGCAGCGCGAGCGGCCCCGACCGCCAGCCCATCCACCGCCGGGCCGCGAGGAAGGTGAGCTCTGCCTCCACCTCGCCGGGCAGGGTGGACAGCCGTACCCCGGTCTCCGCGCGCACGGTACGCAGCACCTCGGCGCAGTTGGGCGCTGAGCGCACCACGGCGGTCGCGAACGCCAGCGGGGCCGACGCCCCCCACCGCTCCGCCGTGCGGGCCGCCGCAGCGACCGCGTCGGCCAGCCGTCGTACGGCCTCGTCGGGCACGTTCCCGCCGTGCGGCACCTCCTCGGACAGCCGCAGACGCCACTTCGCGGTGTGCACCGGCAGCGGTACACCGCCCTCGGCGTCCGCCACCACGAGTCGTACGGTGTTCGATCCCACATCCACCACGCTCATCCGCATGACGGACGGAGTACCCGGTGGGCGCGTCAACACGCCTGTCCGGTGCGGCGGCTGGTGGCGCACGGTTGTATACCGGCCGTTCGGGCGCTCCCCCTCACCACTTGGCGGAGGGTCGGCCGATCGGTGCCCCGATCAAGATGATCGCACTTATTGCATATGATGCGCAGGTGCATAACTATGACATCAGGGTGGCAGGACCCGACGACCTCGACGGCGCCCGCACGGTGATGCTCGACACCGTCTACCGGGACTTCGGCACGGGCTATGTGCCGCGCTGGCACCGGGACATCATCGATCTGCACGGCGCGTACGTCGCCCCCGACCGGCATGTGCTCCTGGTGGCGGTCGACGGGCGGGACGGTACGGTCGTCGCCACCGGCGCGCTGGACTCCCGCGGTCCCGCCCATCCGCCCAACCCCCGTCGGCTCGCGAAGCGTTACCCGTCCGGCGAGACCGCCCAGCTGCGCCGTGTCTATGTGCGCGCCGAGCACCGGCGGCGCGGACTGGCGCGGCGGCTGGTCGCGGCGCTGCTGGACTTCGCGGCGGCCGACGGCGGTTACCGCTCCGTCTATCTGCACACCGACCCCGCGGTGCCCGGTGCCGAGGACTTCTGGCTCTCGCAGGGGGTGGCCGTGTGCGACGAGCGCGAGGAGACCGGGGAACGGGTCGTGCACTTCGAGATCCCGGTGCCCAAGAGGGACCGCATCCTCGCCCACTAGATGAAAATCATTCCCATGTAGGCTGCGTCGCGCCCCATCGGCCGCCCCACCGGCCACCTTTGGCCCCACATTGCCCCCCGCATTGCCCCCCACAGAGAACCAAGGACCATGCGCTCTCCCCGCCGCCGTCGCATCGTCGCCGGCCTGCTCCTCGCCCCCGTACTGACCGGCTGCTTCGCCTCGGGCGGTGACACGTCCGAGGACGACTCCGCCGACGGCTCCCGGCTGCGCGTGGCCCTCGCCTTCCCGCCCGCCGAGAACTTCTCGCCCTACGGCGAGGACGCCACCCTCCTCAGCCGGCTGGGCGTCACCGAGGGGCTCACCAAGCTCGACGCCAACGGCGCCGCGGCCCCCGCGCTCGCCGAGTCCTGGACGCGTGAGAACGACCGGAACTGGCTCTTCACCTTGCGCGAGGCCGTCTTCCAGGACGGCAGCGAGGTCACCCCGGCCACCGTCGCCGCCGCCCTCACCCATGCCACGGAGGCCGAGCCGGTCACCGCCGCGCTCACCGGCATCTCGCTCGCCGCGAAGACGGGCGGCGACCGCCAGGTGCGCATCACCACCGAGGACCCGGACCCCGCCCTGCCGCTCCGGCTCACCAGCCCCGGCCTCGCGATCCTGTCCGGCAAGGCCTACGGCGGCAAGCGGGTCGACCCGGTGGGTACGGCCACCGGTCCCTTCGAGGTCACCAAGGTCACGGGCACCACCGCTGCCACCCTGGACCGCTTCGACGCGTACTGGGGCGGGCGTGCCCAGGCCTCCGGCATCGACGCCAGGTTCATGGCCGACGGCACCGCCCGCACCAACGCCCTGCGCACCGACCAGGTCGACATCGCCGAGGCCGTCCCCGTGTCGCAGGCGTCCACCCTCGACGAGGGCACCCGGCGCGAGACGGCCACCACCCGCACCACCAGCCTCCTGCTCAACACCAGGACCGGCGCCTTCAAGGACCCGAGGCTCCGGGCCGCCGCCCGTGAGGCCGTCGACGGCTCCGTCCTCGCCAAGGACGTGTACGAGGGCCACGCCGACGCCGGCGCCGGCATCTTCGGGCCCGCCGTGACCTGGGCGGCGGGCGCGCGAAGCGCGATGGGGGTACCCCGGGCAGAAGGCGGGGGGAGCGTCGAACCGTCCGGGCGCGCCGAGGCCGCCGACCCCGACGGCACCTCGGTGACCATCGCCACGTACGACAACCGGCCCGAACTGCCCGAGGTCGCCCAGGTGCTGCAACAGCAGCTCCAGAAGGCCGGGTTCGAGGTGGAACTGGAGGTCCGCGAGTACTCGAGGCTGGAGAGCGACGCCCTCGCCGGGAAGTTCGACGCGTTCGTCGGCGCCCGCAACTCCCTGCTCGACACGGGCGACCCCGTCTCCATCCTCGCCAGTGACTTCACCTGTGACAGCGGCTACAACCTCGCACTGCTCTGCGACACGAAGGTCGACCAGGCCGTCGCCGCAGCCGAGAAGGAGTCCGACACCGCCGAGCGGCAGCAGGCGGCCATGAACGCCGAGGCGGCGATCCTCGGCACCGACGCCACCGTCCCGCTCGTCCACCAGCGGATCATCACCGGTGTCGGCACCTCCGTACAGGGCGTGATCCTCGACCCGTACGAGCGCACTCTGATCGGAACGGGGACCCGGCGCTGATACGGGCACTCTGGCGCGTCCTGCTCGCCGCCGCCCTGCTGTGCGGCATCGGACTGCTGCCGTGGCTGTCGCGCACCGACCCGGCGCTCACGGTCCTCAAGGCGCGCTCGGCCGAACGCGACCCCACGCCGGACGTGCTGGCCGCCGTACGGGACGAACTCGGTCTGGACGCCGGGCCGTTTCAGCTCCTCGGGGAGTGGTTCGGCGGGCTGGCGCGCGGTGACGCGGGCCGCTCGTGGATCTCCGGCGCCGAGGTCACCCCGTCCGTCGTCCAGGCCCTCGGTGTCTCCCTGCTGCTGATGGCCGCCGCGCTCGTCGTCGCGGCGGTCACGGCCGCGGCGGTCTGCTCCCGCACCCTGCGGCTGGGCGCGCGCCGCCGCCTCGACGAGCGGCGCGGCGGCGGCAGCGTGGCCGCGATACTCGCCGCGCTGCCCGAGTTCCTCACCGCGTCCGTGCTCGCCGTCGTCGTCGGGGTGCACCTCGGCTGGCTGCCCGCGCTCGGCTGGTACGGGCCGCGGTGGATGGTGCTGCCCGCCCTCGCCCTCGGTCTGCCCGCGGGCGCGCTGCTCGGCCGGATACTCGACGACCTGCTGCCCGGCGCCTTCGCCGAGCCCTGGGCGCTGGCCGCCGCCGCACGCGGGATACCCGGGCGGACCACCGCCCGCCAGGCCGTACGCCGCTGCCTACCCGCACTGCTGCCCAACCTCGGCCTGTTCGTGGTCGGCCTCACCGGCGGCGCGGTCACCGTCGAGCAGATCTTCGACATACCCGGCCTCGGCCGCACCACCCTCCAGGCCGCCATCGCCCAGGACCTCCCCGTCCTCCAGGCCGGCACCCTCGCCCTCGTCCTGCTGGCCGCCCTCGCCGCAGTCCTCGCCCGCCTCGCCGCCCGCCTCCTCATCGGCCCGGCCCTCCGCGACGGCGCGCTCCACTCCCTGCACCGCCCGAAGCCGCCCGCGCCACGCCGCACCCCCCTGCTCCACGGCACGGTGCTCCTCGCGGTCGTCGCGCTCGGCCTGACCCGCGACCCGCTCGCCCTCGACACCGGCGCCCGGCTCCAACCCCCTTCCTGGTCCCACCCGTTGGGCACCGACGCGCTCGGCCGCGACCTCCTCGCCCGTATCGGCCACGGGGCGTTCACCACCCTCGCCCTGGCCGTCGCGATCAGCGCGGCCGCACTGCTGACCGGCGTCCTGCTCGGACTGCTGCCCCGCCTCTCCGGGCCCCTCGTCGACACCGTCAACGCCCTACCGGCGGTCCTCGCGGGCCTGCTCGTCGCGGGCGTCGCCGGCAGCGGAGCGGCGACGCCCGCGCTGGCCGTGGCCGCCGTCGCCTGGGTGCCGCTCGCCGCGCACACCACGGCCCTGCTCGAACAGGAGCGGGCCACCACGCACATCACCGCCACGAAGGGGCTCGGCGCGGGCGAGACGTATCTCCTCCGCCGTGACCTCCTGCCCGCCCTCCTCCCACCCGTCATCCGCCACGTCCTGCTCCGGCTGCCCGGTGTGGCCCTGGCCCTCGCCTCCCTCGGCTTCCTCGGCCTCGGCGCGCAGCCGCCGGACCCGGAATGGGGCCGCCTCCTCGCCGAGAACCAGCCGTACGCCGAACGCGCCCCCTGGGCCGTACTCGCCCCCGCCGCCGCACTCGCCCTCCTGGGCGCGCTGGCCGTGACGGCGACGGGTGGGGTGCGGTGGCCGCGCCGCCCGTTCGCCGGGGCCGTACGCCGACCGACGCCCGCCGTCGCCACCACCGTCGGAGACACCGGATGACCGAGCCCGAGCGGAAACCGAGCGGACGCCCCGGAGGCGGACGACCGATGAGACGCCCGAGAGGCAAGCGGTGGGCGAGGCGAAGGAGCAGTGAGCGGTGAGTGTCGGGTCCGAGAGGCAGGCGGCGAGCAAGGTGTCCGGGAAGCAGGCGGCGAACGACATGTCGGAGAAGTGGACGGAGAGCGGCATGCCCGTACAGCGGACGGCGAGCGAGCGGCCGGTGGGGCGGACGGCGAGTGACGCGTCCGAACAGTGGACGGGGAGTGGGGCGGCCGCGGAGCGGGCCTTGAGCGAGGCGCCCGACGGGAACGCGGCCAAGCCTTCCCGCCGCGGCACCTGGGCGAAGCTCAACCCCCTGCTGCGGCTGCTGATCCTCACCCAACTCGCCTTCAACGTCGGCTTCTTCGCCGTGCTGCCGTTCCTCGCCGAGCACCTCGGGACGGCGATAGGCATGGCCGGCTGGATGGTCGGCTTCGTGCTCGGGTTGCGGACCTTCAGCCAGCAGGGCCTGTTCGTGGTGGGCGGCGCGCTGGCCGACCGTTACGGCGTACGGCCGGTGGTGCTGGCGGGGTGCGTGCTGCGGATCGCCGGTTTCGCGTGGCTCGGCTACGCGGACGCGGACTGGTCGGTCATCGGATCGGTCCTGCTGATCGGCTTCGCCGCGGCGCTGTTCTCCCCGGCCGTCGAGTCCGAGGTGGCCCGGCAGGCGGTGGTCTGGGAGGAGTCGGGAGGCGGCCCCCGTACGAGCGTGCTCGCGCTGTTCACGGTGGCGGGACAGGCCGGGGCGTTCGTCGGACCGCTCATCGGCGCGCTGCTGCTGGCCGTGGACTACCGCGTGGTGTGCCTCGCGGGCGCAGGGGTCTTCGTCCTCGTTCTCGCCGGGCACTTCCGGCTGCTGCCGCAGCACATCCCCGGCCGGGAGCGGATCGAGGTGAAGGGCGGTCTGGGCGGCCTGCTGCGCAACCGCCGGTTCCTGGCGCTGTGCTGCGCGTACGGCGCGTACTTGCTGGCGTACAACCAGCTGTACCTTCTGCTCCCCGACGAGGTGGAGCGGGCCACGGGGTCGCAGTCGGCGCTGGCTTGGCTGTTCGGGCTGTCCTCGCTGCTCGTCGTGACCGCGCAGCTGCCGGTCACGCGGTGGGTGGCGGACCGGCTGGACCTGCGTCGGTCCATGACGGCGGGGCTGCTGTTGATAGCCGCCGGGTTCGGGGTGGTGGCCGTGGCCCTGCCCGCCGAGTGGACGGGCGAGGCGGGGTTGCTGCCCGCGGCCGGGTTCGTGGTGCTGTTGACGGTGGGGCAGATGCTGGTGGCTCCGGCCGCCCGGGCCTGGGTGCCCGATCTCGCGGCCGAGGGGCGACTCGGGCTGTACACCGGGGCGATGTCGTCCGTGTCCGGTCTGATCGTGCTGGCCGGCAGTGCGGGTGCCGGGTCACTGATGGACGCCGGCCTGCCCGCCGCGGTGCCTTGGCTGGTCCTTGCCGTGATTCCGGTCGCCTCGGTCGCCCTGCTTCCGCGGCAGCCGGGGGCGCGTGCGCGTGGCGCCGTGGTCCGTCGGTCGGACGGCGTCCGTGGCCAGGAGCCGTGAGCCGACTGCGGGTGGGTGGGGGCTTGTCGCGCAGTTCCCCGCGCCCCTTGAAAGCAGGGGCGCGCCCGGTGTTCTTGAGGGGCGCGGGGAACTGCGCGAGCAACCACGACGCATCCGCAGCCGACTCACATCTCCGCCGCCCCTTCGACGCCGCCCTCTTTGAGGTGCGTGGCGAAGAAGCCGTCGATGCGTCGCCACGCGTCGACGGCGGACTCCGGGTGCGGTCTGATTCCGGCGACACGCATCAGCGGACGTAGCGCGCGTGCCCCGACCTCGGCGTCGTTCAGGAAGGAGTGCCCGGCCTCCGGATACTCCTTGACGTCGTGGACGACGCCGAGCCGGTCGAGCGAAGCCTCCAGACCGGAGGCCACGCCCTTCAGCGTACGGTCACGGGCTCCGTAACTCGCCACGACGGGACAGGAACCGGTGAGCGCCCGTTCGAGATGCTTGGGCGGGCGGCCGTAGTTGACCGCGGCGGCGTCGTAGTCGCCCCCACCTACGGCGAGGAGGGCGAAGGAACCGCCCATGCAGAAGCCGATGACGCCGATCCGCCCGGTGCAGTCGGGATCCTGGGCGAGGTGGGTGCGGGCCGCCTCGATGTCATGGAAGGCCCGGCCACGTCCGGACAGGGCGGCCCGGAAGGTCGGCACCAGGCAGCGTACGGCCCCTCCGTCGGTGAACAGGTCGGGCATGACGACGAGGTACCCGGCTCTCGCCAGCCGCTCTGTCTGGCGGTGCATCACGTCATTGACGCCCAGCGCCTCATGGATCACGACGACGCCGGGCCAGGGGCCCGGCCCGGAGGGCCGGGTGAGATGGCCGGTGAGCCGACGGGAACCGCCGCGGGCGGCGCTGAGCCCCGTGAGATCGACGGCGGTGGTGGTCGTGGCGGACAAACTCTCCTCCAGGGGAGGTCTGGGGGCGGGGCGGCCGGAATGAGGACTACGGCGCGATGAAGGGCTGGACGCGCTTGCGGTAGTCCTTGGGCCGCACTTCGTTGTAGTACTTGTCCTTGTCCTCGCCCTCCGAGGTGAAGATGTACACCGGGCACTCGTCGGACTCGGCCTCACCGGTGTGCTCGTACAGTTCTTCGCCCGTCCGCGCCTCGACCACCCTCAGCCGGTAGGAGGTGTTGTACGTGCGGATCTTCAGCGGCTTGCCGTCATCGGTCTCCATGTCGCACACCTTGCCGGTCGGGGTCGCCTTGGTGCGTTCGACGCAGACGACCAGCTCGGCTTCGGCCGGCTTGTCCGCGTAGCCGAGGATCCAGCCCCTGGGGAAGTCGCCGGAGGGCGGCTCGAACTGTGACCAGCTGTCGCCGGGGTTGTTCATGAGCATCGCCGGATGCACGGTCTTCTTCGTACGGTCGTAGGCGGGCATCCCCGCGTAGCCGAGCCCGTCCGTGCACACGCGCTCCAGATCCAGGGCGGACGTCGGCACGTCCGGTCCCTCGGCTGCCGAACCCGTCGACGACGTGCCGGCACCCCCTCCCGGGCTTCCCGTGAGCGACGAGCATCCGGTCAGGACCACACCCAGAAGCCCGGCGGTGACCAGAATCGAAGACCTTGAAGGCATCGAAGACCTTGAAGGCATTGGGATCCCCCCATCGAAGAAAGAACAGCAGCAGGGCATGTCCCCCGGACATGCCCTGTCCCCCCAACCTGCTGAGAAGAGGGTGCCGTGCGCCTGCTGCCGGGGCATGGGGGAAGAGCCCCCATCTAGTTGTGCGTCCCTTGTGACTCGTGGGTACTACGCTGTACGGACTCGAAGGAGCATTCGAGGGGGCGGCCGGGACATCCCGGAAGAAGGCGAAGAAGGCGCAGGGGGCCCGAGTGTCGTTGACGTCACCGGCACTGGTCGGCAGAGGACCGGAGCTGGACCTTCTGACCGAGGTGGGACGGTCGGCGGGCGAAGGGCGGGGCTCGTCGGTGTTCGTGCTGGGCGAGCCGGGTATCGGCAAGTCGCGCCTCGTGGAGGAGGCCGTGGCCGCCGCCGCGCGCACCGGGTCACGGGTGCTGCGCGGGCGGGCCGCGTCGGCCGGGCGCGCGGTGCCGCTGCGCCCGCTGGCGGAGGCCGTGTTCTCCGGACTGCGCGGTGAAGGGGCACCGGGGGACGGGGACTTGGGCCCCTACGAGCCGCTGCTGTCACGGCTGTGCGGGCTGGCGCCGGAGGACGGCGCGCCGCTGGTGGGCTACGCCGAGGCGGTGCTGCGGCTCCTGGGCGTCCTCGGACGCACCCATGGCTGCGTACTGGTGCTGGAGGACCTGCACGACGCGGACGCCGACACGCTCACCATCGTCGACTACCTCACGGACAACCTCCCCGGCCAGCGGGCCGTCCTGTTGGCCACCCTGCGCGGTGGGCCCGGACCGGCCCTCGACCTCGCCGAGGCCGCGGTATCCCGCCGTGCGGCCCGCACACTGCGCCTGGCGCGCCTCGGGCCCGCCCACACGGCGGAACTGGCCGCCCGCTGTCTGGGCCACGACGACGCCGGCAAGGTACCGGCGGCCGTACTGGACCGCCTGCACGCCGTCTCCGAGGGCGTCCCCTTCGTCGTGGAGGAACTGCTGGGCGCCATGGTCGACAGCGGCAGCCTCGTCGGGACGCGGAACGACGGCTGGACGGTGACCGGCGCGCTGAACGCCGGCGTACCCACGACGGTCGCCGCCGCCGTCCTCCAGCGCGTGGACCACCTGGAACCGCCCGGGATCGCGCTCCTGGAAGCGGCGGCGGTCCTGGGCAGGCGGTTCCCCGTGGACGTGGCCGCCCGTGTCGCCGGGCTCGACCGGATGACGGCGCTCCGCCAGCTGAGACATGCGGCACGGGCCCACCTGGTCACCGACGGTGCCACCGCGGAGGAGCCCGGCTGGCACTCCTTCCGCCACGCCCTGACCGCCGACGCCATCGCCCACCGGCTGCTGCCCGCGGAGCGGGCGGCGCTCTGTCTCGCCGCCGCCGACGCCATCGAGGCCGCCGACGCGGCGGTGCCGGAGCCGCGGGCCGCCGCCCCCGACCGGGGCGGGGAGCCCAAAGGTCTGCTCGGCGGTGGCTCGGGCGACGACCTGTACCGCCTGGCCGCTGAGCTGTGCGTCGCAGGCGGGCAGCAGGCCCGGGCGGCTGTGCTGCTCACCCGAACCAGCCGGCAGGCGGTCTTACGGGGCGCGCTGCTGACCGCGGTGGAACTCCTCGACCGGGGCCTGGAACTGACCGCCGATGCCACGGACGCACCGCCCGAGACAGTGGCCCGGCTGCTGGAGGAACTGCTGGGGACACTCGTCCTGACGGGCGACGTCCAGCGCGTCCCGGAGCTCGGCGACCGGCTGGACCGTGTCCTGATCGCGTGCGGCGCGCCTTCCGCCCGGCGCGCCGCGGGCTTCCTGACCCGGGCCCGGGCCGCGGCCACCGCCCAGCAGTGGGAGGAAGGCCTGACCGCCGTGCGCCGGGCACGGGAACTGCTCGGCGCCGAGCCCGACGCGGCGTCCCGAGCCGCCC from Streptomyces sp. DSM 40750 includes these protein-coding regions:
- a CDS encoding helix-turn-helix transcriptional regulator; protein product: MGTTLYGLEGAFEGAAGTSRKKAKKAQGARVSLTSPALVGRGPELDLLTEVGRSAGEGRGSSVFVLGEPGIGKSRLVEEAVAAAARTGSRVLRGRAASAGRAVPLRPLAEAVFSGLRGEGAPGDGDLGPYEPLLSRLCGLAPEDGAPLVGYAEAVLRLLGVLGRTHGCVLVLEDLHDADADTLTIVDYLTDNLPGQRAVLLATLRGGPGPALDLAEAAVSRRAARTLRLARLGPAHTAELAARCLGHDDAGKVPAAVLDRLHAVSEGVPFVVEELLGAMVDSGSLVGTRNDGWTVTGALNAGVPTTVAAAVLQRVDHLEPPGIALLEAAAVLGRRFPVDVAARVAGLDRMTALRQLRHAARAHLVTDGATAEEPGWHSFRHALTADAIAHRLLPAERAALCLAAADAIEAADAAVPEPRAAAPDRGGEPKGLLGGGSGDDLYRLAAELCVAGGQQARAAVLLTRTSRQAVLRGALLTAVELLDRGLELTADATDAPPETVARLLEELLGTLVLTGDVQRVPELGDRLDRVLIACGAPSARRAAGFLTRARAAATAQQWEEGLTAVRRARELLGAEPDAASRAALDAVAAHLVLSSQRPDRLEGARVLAEGALAAAEAVGLPEVSCKALNILGYCLRPRDLAEAEKVFERLVATAEAHALPVWRIRGLLELGALDRIRFTGTDRLLAARKAAEETGAVLLTAWADTHLAQAHVLRDDLDGALEDVGRLRTTAGRLRLREVQLIGVAMDAVIAASRGEREKLQAALHVLETALAGRSAGAVWGYADTSVWGWARGVCSLLLEEPDRAMAEFTEADRTMRALPSTRGVIGFLGPYLLLRTVRGAAGWAELDGVVADRLTQVHWDRPFVGWSRAVLLGREGRAAEAAKAAEEALTGTDTIPMARHLCLRLGAQAALTDDWGRPIEWLRTAEQFFHDRGTTRMSAACRALLREAGSPVPRRRQGHDTIPPELRRTGVTAREYEVLRLLGRGLGNQEIAQQLFLSPRTVEKHLASLRHRTGQSSRTALRGLARRYADGP